The DNA window CCGATGTCTGACAAGACCGACCACCGCCCTCCGCGGGCCGGCGCCGGGGAGAAAGAGACGGGCCGGCATGCCGGTCACGCCGACATCCTGCGCGAGCAGATAGACGGCTCGACCGGTCGCTAGCCCGCCGCGTCGAGGATCTTGATCGCGAAGACGAGGGTGTCGCCGGGCAGAATTCCCGCTGCGGGCTGACCGTCCGCGTAGCCGTCGGCCGACGTCATCGCGACCGCCACAGTGGATCCGACTTTCTGTCCTGCGATGGCCTTCTGGAAGCCCGCCACCACGCCGGTGAGCGGAAACTCTTCGGGAGCGCCTCGCTCGTAGCTGCTGTCGAACACCGAGCCGTCACGTCCATTGACGCCCATATAGCAAACCGAAACCGTTGCCGTGGGTGAGACGACCGGCCCGTCGCCCGCTTGCAACGTGTGCACCTGGGTCTCGGTCACGGTGAACGGAGTGCCCACCTTTATATCTGGCGCCGTCGTATCTGTGGAACCGGTGACCGCGACGTTGCCGGTGGCGCCCTCCAGCGTCCACTCGGGTGTGCCGCCGGCGCCGGGCGTCGTTGGGCACGTGGCGGCTGCCGCCCCCGGTGGCGGCGCGGCCGGCATCTGGCTTTCGACCGAATACAAGTCCGCGGGTTCGGTGGTGGACGTGCTCGCAGATGACGCTTCGGGTTCGGAGTCGGAGCCGCACGCGACGAGCGTTGTCACGAGCGCGGCGGCAATGCCCGCGAGCGCGACGGTTGAAGACAGACGGGGGGAATTCACGGTCGCCACGCTACAGCCGCATTGCGCCTTCACCGCCGGTAGGTGGTTGTCCTGCTGGTTTTAGCAGAACTGGTACTCCACATCCCAGTAGTCGCCTGCCCACCTGGCGGCGAATGGGCCGCCCAGTCCCGGGTTGGCGTCGTGAATCATCCCCGTGCCACCTTCCGGCGTGAAGCCGGGCAGGTC is part of the Mycolicibacterium tusciae JS617 genome and encodes:
- a CDS encoding DUF664 domain-containing protein, translating into MSDKTDHRPPRAGAGEKETGRHAGHADILREQIDGSTGR
- a CDS encoding FKBP-type peptidyl-prolyl cis-trans isomerase, producing MSSTVALAGIAAALVTTLVACGSDSEPEASSASTSTTEPADLYSVESQMPAAPPPGAAAATCPTTPGAGGTPEWTLEGATGNVAVTGSTDTTAPDIKVGTPFTVTETQVHTLQAGDGPVVSPTATVSVCYMGVNGRDGSVFDSSYERGAPEEFPLTGVVAGFQKAIAGQKVGSTVAVAMTSADGYADGQPAAGILPGDTLVFAIKILDAAG